One window from the genome of Thermoanaerobacterales bacterium encodes:
- the lysS gene encoding lysine--tRNA ligase: MDQRLEDSAESDLMRVRLEKLADLRARGISPFGGRFVRTHEAKEVKGDFDRLEGRKVRLAGRLIARRGHGKATFADLQDSSGRIQIYVRLDDVGEDLYGLFKTLDIGDIIGLEGRVFKTRAGEVSVAVSRFELLSKSLRPLPEKWHGLKDVELRYRRRYLDLIVNPDTRQTFVTRSRILHEIRRFLNARGFLEVETPMMQPLAGGATARPFKTYHNALDMPLYLRIAPELYLKRLLVGGFEKVYEINRNFRNEGISTRHNPEFTMLELYQAYADYHDMMELTEELIIHAAETVLGTTVFPYGEAEINLARPWARVTMLEALRQHTGIDFASLSGQEAVDAVRRLELEIEDLPGNWGEAVNTAFEELVQPRLIQPTFVYDYPLEISPLAKKKEDDPRLTYRFELFIYGREVANAFSELNDPLDQKERFLAQLAKRERGDEEAHVYDEDFVTALEYGMPPAGGLGIGLDRLVMFLTNSPSIRDVILFPLLRPRDD, from the coding sequence ATGGACCAGCGTCTTGAGGATTCGGCGGAATCGGACTTGATGCGCGTGCGGCTGGAGAAATTGGCCGACCTGCGGGCACGGGGCATTTCTCCCTTCGGGGGGCGCTTCGTGCGTACCCACGAGGCGAAAGAGGTCAAGGGGGATTTCGACCGGTTAGAGGGCCGGAAGGTACGGTTGGCGGGGCGCCTGATCGCCCGCCGCGGCCATGGGAAGGCGACCTTCGCCGACCTGCAGGACAGTTCGGGCCGCATCCAGATCTACGTCCGGCTGGATGACGTCGGCGAGGACCTCTACGGCCTCTTTAAGACTCTCGACATCGGGGACATCATCGGCCTGGAGGGCCGGGTCTTCAAGACCCGGGCCGGCGAGGTCAGTGTGGCCGTCTCCAGGTTCGAGCTGCTTTCCAAGTCGCTTCGTCCCTTGCCCGAGAAGTGGCACGGCCTGAAAGACGTCGAACTCCGCTACCGGCGGCGTTACCTGGACCTGATCGTCAACCCGGACACCAGGCAGACCTTTGTCACCCGCTCCCGCATCCTGCACGAGATCCGCCGCTTCCTGAACGCGCGAGGCTTCCTGGAGGTTGAGACGCCGATGATGCAGCCCCTGGCCGGGGGTGCCACGGCGCGGCCCTTCAAGACCTACCATAACGCTCTGGACATGCCCCTCTACCTGCGCATCGCCCCGGAACTCTACCTGAAGAGGCTGCTGGTCGGCGGTTTCGAGAAGGTCTACGAGATCAACCGCAACTTCCGCAACGAAGGCATCTCCACCCGCCACAACCCCGAGTTCACGATGCTGGAGCTTTACCAGGCCTACGCCGACTACCACGATATGATGGAACTCACCGAGGAGTTGATCATCCACGCGGCCGAGACCGTCCTCGGCACCACCGTGTTCCCCTACGGTGAGGCCGAGATCAACCTGGCGCGCCCCTGGGCCCGGGTGACCATGCTGGAGGCCCTGCGGCAGCACACCGGGATCGATTTCGCCTCCCTTTCCGGCCAGGAAGCGGTCGACGCCGTGCGCCGGCTGGAACTGGAGATCGAAGACCTCCCGGGGAACTGGGGCGAGGCGGTGAACACCGCCTTCGAGGAGCTTGTGCAGCCCCGCCTGATACAGCCGACCTTCGTCTACGACTACCCGCTCGAGATCTCCCCGCTGGCCAAGAAAAAGGAAGACGATCCCCGGCTGACCTACCGCTTCGAGCTGTTCATCTACGGGCGCGAGGTGGCCAACGCCTTCTCCGAGTTGAACGATCCCCTGGACCAGAAGGAGCGGTTCCTCGCCCAGCTCGCCAAGCGCGAGCGGGGGGACGAGGAGGCCCACGTCTACGACGAGGACTTCGTCACCGCCCTCGAGTACGGGATGCCCCCCGCGGGAGGGTTGGGCATCGGCCTCGACCGGCTGGTGATGTTTCTTACGAACAGCCCGTCGATCCGTGACGTCATTCTCTTTCCGCTTCTGCGCCCGCGGGATGATTAG
- the greA gene encoding transcription elongation factor GreA, with the protein MKEKEVILTVSGLKKLESELEHLKSVRRREVAERIRQAIDFGDITENSEYEDAKNEQAFIEGQILTLEKMLRNAKVIDAEDVATDEVSVGASVRLQDRQDGSEITYTIVGSMESDPAANKISNESPVGRALLGRRVGDVVQVQVPAGVLTYVIKEITRTNL; encoded by the coding sequence ATGAAAGAAAAAGAGGTCATCCTGACGGTCTCGGGGCTAAAGAAGCTGGAGAGTGAACTGGAGCACCTCAAGTCGGTACGCCGGCGGGAGGTCGCCGAGCGTATCCGCCAGGCCATTGACTTCGGCGACATCACCGAGAACTCTGAGTATGAAGACGCCAAGAACGAGCAGGCGTTTATCGAGGGGCAGATCCTCACCCTGGAGAAGATGCTCCGTAACGCGAAGGTTATCGACGCCGAGGACGTCGCCACCGACGAGGTCAGTGTCGGCGCCTCGGTCCGGTTGCAGGACCGGCAGGACGGCTCGGAAATCACCTACACCATCGTCGGCTCCATGGAATCGGACCCCGCGGCGAACAAGATTTCCAATGAGTCGCCGGTCGGCCGGGCCCTGCTGGGCCGCCGGGTCGGGGACGTGGTGCAGGTGCAGGTGCCGGCGGGTGTGCTGACCTACGTTATAAAGGAGATTACGCGCACCAACCTGTAG
- a CDS encoding shikimate dehydrogenase yields MERFAFVIHPLNVDDVSRKFGFARYLPDAWVEKAISWLPPIKTAHITGVRSAHNEVEGWFVSCPLTARQIMSLPPEKVLDKVVRTGRLAEKLGARILGLGAFTKVVGDAGKTVAERLSIPVTTGNSYTVATALQGTREAARLMGHRLDEAVVAVVGATGAIGGVCARILAREAREMFLVGRNRGKLELLADKIMYESGLAARVTEDLKGALRQADVVVTVTSAVDAIIEPEDLKPGAVVCDVARPRDVSRRVVEARDDVLVIEGGVVEVPGEPDFHFNFGFPPRTCYACMAETMILALEGRFESFTLGRELTVEQVEEIGALAAKHGFKLAGFRSFERAITPERIAAIRANAQGRRLDKGGAAHYN; encoded by the coding sequence TTGGAACGTTTCGCTTTCGTGATCCATCCCTTGAACGTCGACGATGTGTCCCGGAAGTTCGGCTTTGCCAGGTACCTGCCGGACGCCTGGGTTGAGAAGGCGATCAGCTGGCTGCCCCCGATTAAAACAGCGCACATTACCGGCGTAAGGTCCGCCCATAACGAAGTGGAAGGCTGGTTTGTTTCCTGCCCGCTCACGGCGCGGCAGATCATGAGCCTGCCCCCGGAGAAGGTACTGGACAAGGTCGTCCGGACCGGGCGGCTGGCCGAGAAGCTGGGGGCGCGCATCCTGGGGCTCGGCGCCTTCACGAAGGTCGTCGGGGACGCCGGGAAGACGGTGGCCGAGAGGCTTTCGATCCCGGTGACGACCGGCAACAGCTACACTGTGGCCACGGCCCTCCAGGGCACCAGGGAAGCGGCCCGCCTGATGGGCCACCGGCTGGACGAGGCGGTCGTCGCCGTCGTCGGGGCCACCGGCGCCATCGGCGGGGTATGCGCCCGCATCCTGGCGCGGGAGGCCCGGGAGATGTTCCTGGTCGGCCGCAACCGGGGTAAGCTGGAACTGCTGGCCGACAAGATCATGTATGAGAGCGGGCTGGCGGCCCGGGTGACCGAAGACCTCAAGGGCGCGCTGCGGCAAGCGGACGTCGTCGTCACCGTGACCAGCGCCGTGGATGCGATCATCGAACCGGAGGACCTCAAGCCCGGGGCCGTGGTATGCGACGTGGCGCGGCCGCGGGACGTGTCCCGGCGGGTGGTCGAAGCGCGGGACGACGTACTGGTCATTGAGGGCGGGGTGGTGGAGGTGCCGGGCGAGCCGGACTTCCATTTTAACTTCGGCTTCCCGCCCCGCACCTGCTATGCCTGCATGGCCGAGACCATGATCCTCGCCCTGGAGGGGCGGTTTGAGAGCTTTACCCTCGGGCGTGAATTGACCGTGGAACAGGTCGAGGAGATCGGTGCCCTGGCCGCGAAGCACGGCTTTAAGTTGGCCGGGTTCCGCAGCTTCGAGCGGGCGATCACGCCGGAAAGGATCGCCGCCATCAGGGCCAACGCTCAAGGGCGGCGCCTTGACAAAGGCGGAGCCGCTCACTATAATTGA
- the dusB gene encoding tRNA dihydrouridine synthase DusB: MRVGPVVLENPVVAAPMAGITDKAFRLLAREMDCALAFTEMISAQALLFGSRKTLEMLDIEGESPVAVQLFGSRPGDLARAARLVAAAGADIIDLNMGCPTPKIVKNGEGAALMRDPRLAGEIVAAVVDAVTLPVTVKMRRGWDADSPDAVEVAYAVVDAGASAVMVHGRYRSEFYSGRADWGVIRAVKEAVDVPVIGNGDVWTAPDARRMLDETGCDGVMIGRAARGNPWIFREAVHYLATGGQLPPPSGAERVAMALRHLDLLVRYKDEDTAVLQMRKHASWYTRGLPHAARLRERLQRADTVAELRTLIQMVL; this comes from the coding sequence GTGCGCGTTGGGCCGGTAGTTTTAGAAAACCCTGTGGTGGCGGCGCCCATGGCCGGTATCACCGACAAGGCCTTCCGCCTGCTGGCCCGGGAGATGGACTGCGCCCTGGCCTTTACGGAAATGATCTCCGCCCAGGCCCTGCTCTTCGGCAGCAGAAAGACCCTGGAGATGCTGGACATCGAGGGGGAAAGCCCGGTCGCCGTCCAGCTCTTCGGGTCCCGCCCGGGGGACCTGGCGCGGGCGGCGCGCCTCGTGGCCGCCGCGGGGGCGGATATCATTGACCTGAACATGGGCTGCCCGACGCCGAAGATCGTCAAGAACGGTGAGGGTGCGGCACTGATGCGCGACCCGCGGCTGGCCGGGGAGATCGTGGCCGCGGTCGTCGACGCCGTCACCCTGCCGGTGACGGTCAAGATGCGCCGGGGGTGGGATGCCGATTCCCCGGACGCGGTGGAGGTGGCCTATGCCGTGGTGGATGCCGGGGCGTCGGCGGTTATGGTGCACGGCCGCTACCGGAGCGAGTTTTACAGCGGGCGCGCCGACTGGGGCGTCATCCGGGCGGTCAAGGAAGCAGTGGACGTGCCGGTGATCGGCAACGGGGACGTCTGGACGGCGCCCGACGCCCGGCGCATGCTCGACGAGACGGGCTGCGACGGGGTGATGATCGGCCGCGCCGCGCGGGGCAACCCCTGGATCTTCCGGGAGGCCGTGCATTACCTTGCGACCGGCGGGCAGTTGCCGCCCCCTTCCGGGGCGGAGCGGGTGGCCATGGCCCTCCGCCACCTGGACCTGCTCGTGAGATACAAGGACGAGGACACGGCCGTCCTGCAAATGCGCAAGCACGCCTCCTGGTACACCCGCGGCCTGCCGCATGCCGCCCGGCTGCGGGAGCGGCTGCAGCGGGCCGATACCGTCGCCGAATTGCGGACGCTGATTCAGATGGTCCTGTGA
- a CDS encoding sigma-70 family RNA polymerase sigma factor, which yields MGLRFPEREPLTRNVTVLETLFRLFHGSVFYAAYYVTNDRALAEDVTQETFLKAYERLDQLRDASRVEAWLVRIAINGARDALRRNRNLCPVSGDAEAAAAADSMPENRLLSREERRAVQAAVSALEPEYQEAVFLKYFRGMTVREISEVTGAPEGTVKTRLRRARLTIGELLRKASSTVKQGGE from the coding sequence ATGGGCCTTCGGTTTCCGGAGCGCGAGCCGCTGACACGCAATGTTACCGTCCTGGAGACGCTGTTTAGGCTTTTCCACGGTTCCGTCTTTTATGCCGCCTACTATGTTACGAACGACCGCGCCCTGGCGGAAGACGTAACCCAGGAAACATTTCTGAAGGCTTACGAACGACTTGACCAGCTGCGCGACGCTTCCCGGGTCGAGGCCTGGCTGGTGCGCATCGCCATCAACGGCGCCCGGGACGCCTTGCGCCGCAACCGCAACCTCTGCCCGGTATCCGGAGACGCGGAGGCCGCGGCCGCGGCGGACTCGATGCCGGAAAACCGGCTGCTCTCCCGGGAAGAGCGAAGGGCCGTCCAGGCCGCCGTCTCCGCGCTGGAACCGGAGTACCAGGAAGCCGTTTTCCTGAAATACTTCCGCGGGATGACGGTCAGGGAGATCAGTGAGGTGACCGGCGCCCCCGAGGGCACGGTCAAGACCCGGCTGCGAAGGGCCCGGTTGACGATCGGCGAACTGCTCCGGAAGGCATCCTCTACGGTTAAGCAAGGGGGTGAATGA
- a CDS encoding DUF4367 domain-containing protein yields MRQMTDEEFEELLREALRARMEDCEPPPIEESWKRFEARLRRYEAERRKVRVGPWRVPRLVLAAALLLAVVIAVPIAFPDQLGAIGQRVFHTTRTMVDLGDGQMNLMTGRHPQDQAPPSPPPPGIGPQGGTVLDPEIKEIPTPPEQKGLTLEEVRAAAPFMVRVPRYLPEGYTRQDITYQPHPGGTSGRIEMIYEGPEGRYLRFEQFNITGGFGMGRGFDAEDTEMREIKVNGNNATLLVHKKQWCTLTWFDNEMFYELSGKIPPEEIEKVAVSIQ; encoded by the coding sequence ATGCGCCAGATGACGGACGAAGAATTCGAGGAACTGCTGCGCGAGGCCCTGCGGGCCCGCATGGAGGACTGTGAGCCCCCGCCCATCGAGGAGTCCTGGAAACGCTTCGAAGCGAGGCTCCGCCGTTACGAGGCCGAACGCCGCAAGGTACGTGTAGGGCCCTGGCGCGTCCCACGCCTTGTCCTGGCGGCGGCCCTGCTGCTTGCCGTCGTTATCGCCGTCCCGATCGCTTTCCCCGACCAGCTGGGGGCCATCGGGCAACGTGTTTTTCATACCACCCGCACGATGGTCGACCTGGGTGACGGGCAGATGAACCTTATGACGGGAAGGCACCCGCAGGACCAGGCGCCCCCGTCCCCCCCTCCCCCGGGCATCGGACCCCAGGGCGGAACGGTTCTCGACCCCGAAATAAAGGAGATCCCCACGCCGCCGGAGCAAAAGGGCCTGACCCTCGAGGAGGTGCGCGCCGCCGCGCCGTTCATGGTCCGGGTGCCGCGTTACCTCCCTGAGGGGTACACCCGTCAAGATATCACTTATCAACCCCACCCCGGCGGCACGTCGGGAAGGATCGAGATGATCTACGAGGGCCCCGAAGGACGGTACCTGCGCTTTGAGCAGTTCAATATCACCGGCGGCTTCGGCATGGGCCGGGGGTTCGACGCCGAGGACACCGAGATGCGGGAGATTAAGGTCAACGGGAACAACGCCACCCTGCTGGTCCACAAGAAGCAGTGGTGCACCCTGACCTGGTTCGACAACGAGATGTTCTACGAACTCTCCGGGAAGATCCCGCCGGAGGAAATTGAGAAGGTCGCCGTCTCAATCCAGTAG
- the cooS gene encoding anaerobic carbon-monoxide dehydrogenase catalytic subunit — protein sequence MSGCSGCPSKETCGLSAHASINEMQEAAAAQGISTVFDRYRAQQPQCGFGMSGVCCQLCSHGPCRISPKAPRGICGATADTIVARNLVRLATHGAAAYTHHLEEVCKTLKAAAAGKTPFRIGDEAKLRQVAGLFGLDPGADSAELAAALADLVLNELRKGADEPSALVRLLAPASRLQAWEKLGVVPGGLLSEIRDALTKSMSNINTDPVDLLLTAVRLSIGAGYLGLVGTITLQDILLGTPRITTGQADLGVLDPETVNIVAHGHVPLVGTAVLQAAADEEILAEARAAGAKGIKVYGSMCTGQELLQRGATSGDGLAGQLGNWITQEFMVATGAVDLVMMDMNCSLPSLKDVADRFHTRLVSVDRIVRMAGVDTHVDYEPEKAAEQARGLVRTAIDAYRDRKAEKIYIPDRKSGLVTGFGVESILAALGGSLDPLLDAVKAGRIRGIVAVVGCTNNRNGHDHQVVCISRELIKRDILVINAGCASSATQIEGLMLPEAAAEAGAGLRAVCRALGIPPCLNFGSCVDIGRIGVAVTAIAGALGVDPSRLPVAASAPEYLEQKAVVDGIFAVAFGLLTHIGPVPPVTGSELVTEALTRGIEPLVGGRVLVEEDPHKAAAALAAHIEEKRAGLGI from the coding sequence ATGTCCGGATGCAGCGGATGCCCATCCAAGGAAACCTGCGGCCTGTCGGCCCACGCCTCGATCAACGAGATGCAGGAGGCCGCCGCGGCGCAGGGGATCAGTACCGTTTTCGACCGCTACCGCGCCCAGCAGCCCCAGTGCGGTTTCGGCATGAGCGGGGTCTGCTGCCAGCTTTGCAGCCACGGCCCCTGCCGTATCAGCCCGAAGGCCCCGCGGGGGATCTGCGGCGCGACGGCGGATACCATCGTCGCCCGCAACCTGGTGCGTCTGGCCACGCACGGGGCGGCGGCCTACACCCACCACCTCGAAGAGGTCTGCAAGACCCTCAAGGCCGCCGCAGCCGGCAAGACCCCCTTCAGGATCGGCGACGAGGCCAAGCTGCGCCAGGTGGCCGGGCTCTTCGGCCTGGACCCGGGCGCCGATAGCGCCGAGCTGGCCGCGGCCCTGGCGGACCTGGTACTCAACGAGCTGCGCAAGGGGGCCGACGAACCGTCCGCCCTGGTCCGGCTGCTCGCTCCGGCCTCGCGCCTTCAGGCCTGGGAGAAGCTCGGCGTGGTGCCGGGCGGCCTGCTTTCCGAGATCAGGGACGCCTTGACCAAGAGTATGAGCAATATCAATACCGACCCGGTCGACCTGCTGCTCACCGCCGTGCGGCTCTCCATCGGCGCCGGCTACCTGGGCCTGGTGGGGACTATCACCCTGCAGGACATCCTGCTGGGGACGCCCCGGATCACCACCGGCCAGGCGGACCTGGGAGTGCTCGACCCGGAGACGGTGAACATCGTCGCCCATGGTCACGTGCCCCTGGTGGGGACCGCCGTACTCCAGGCGGCGGCCGATGAGGAAATCCTCGCCGAGGCCCGGGCGGCCGGGGCTAAGGGGATCAAGGTCTACGGCTCGATGTGCACCGGCCAGGAGCTGCTCCAGCGCGGCGCCACGAGCGGGGATGGCCTGGCCGGCCAGCTTGGCAACTGGATCACCCAGGAGTTCATGGTCGCCACCGGCGCCGTCGACCTGGTGATGATGGATATGAACTGCTCCCTCCCGTCCTTGAAGGATGTCGCCGACCGCTTCCACACCCGGCTGGTTTCGGTCGACCGCATCGTCCGTATGGCGGGCGTCGACACCCACGTCGACTACGAGCCGGAGAAGGCGGCGGAGCAGGCGCGCGGGCTGGTGCGCACGGCCATCGACGCCTACCGCGACCGTAAGGCGGAGAAGATCTACATTCCCGACCGGAAGAGCGGCCTGGTCACCGGCTTCGGCGTGGAATCCATCCTCGCGGCCCTCGGCGGCAGCCTGGACCCGCTCCTGGATGCTGTCAAGGCCGGGCGGATCCGCGGCATCGTGGCCGTGGTCGGCTGCACGAACAACCGCAACGGCCACGACCACCAGGTGGTATGCATCTCGCGCGAGCTGATCAAGCGTGATATCCTGGTGATCAACGCCGGTTGCGCCTCCAGCGCGACGCAGATCGAGGGCCTGATGCTCCCCGAGGCGGCGGCGGAGGCCGGCGCCGGGCTGCGCGCCGTCTGCCGGGCCCTGGGCATCCCGCCCTGTCTGAACTTCGGCTCCTGCGTGGACATCGGGCGCATCGGGGTCGCCGTGACGGCCATTGCGGGCGCCCTGGGCGTGGACCCGAGCCGGCTCCCGGTGGCGGCCTCGGCGCCGGAGTACCTGGAGCAGAAGGCGGTTGTGGACGGGATCTTCGCCGTGGCCTTCGGCCTTTTAACGCACATTGGGCCGGTGCCGCCGGTGACGGGAAGCGAGCTGGTCACCGAGGCCCTGACGCGGGGTATAGAGCCGCTGGTCGGCGGGCGCGTGCTGGTGGAGGAGGACCCGCACAAGGCGGCCGCGGCCCTGGCGGCGCACATCGAGGAGAAGCGCGCCGGACTGGGAATCTGA
- a CDS encoding type III pantothenate kinase translates to MLLVLDVGNTNITAGLFAGRELAAHWRVSTRRAWTADECGLLLKQLLGDRGFTARDVAAVVAASVVPPLNTVLEEAVHGYFNCEPMVVGPGIRTGMPIKYENPRDVGADRIVNAVAGFEEHGGPLVIVDFGTATTFDAVSAKGEYLGGIIAPGIGISCEALFSRAARLPRVELVRPPAVIGRNTVHSMQAGIVFGFAGLVDNVVHRMRAELGGAATVLATGGEAALIAGESATIQHVDPFLTLKGLRIIYERNRV, encoded by the coding sequence TTGTTGCTTGTGCTGGACGTCGGGAATACCAACATTACCGCCGGCCTCTTCGCCGGCCGGGAGCTGGCCGCCCACTGGAGGGTTTCGACGCGCCGCGCCTGGACGGCCGATGAGTGCGGCCTGCTCCTCAAGCAGCTCCTCGGCGACCGCGGCTTCACGGCGCGGGACGTGGCGGCGGTGGTGGCGGCTTCGGTCGTGCCCCCCTTGAACACCGTGCTGGAAGAGGCCGTCCACGGCTACTTCAACTGCGAGCCTATGGTTGTCGGCCCGGGGATCCGGACCGGCATGCCCATCAAGTACGAGAACCCCAGGGACGTCGGGGCCGACCGTATCGTCAACGCGGTCGCGGGCTTTGAGGAACACGGCGGGCCGCTGGTGATCGTCGATTTCGGGACGGCCACCACCTTTGACGCCGTCTCCGCGAAGGGGGAATACCTGGGCGGGATCATCGCCCCGGGGATCGGGATCTCCTGCGAGGCGCTGTTCAGCCGGGCGGCGCGCCTGCCGCGGGTGGAGCTGGTGCGCCCGCCCGCGGTCATCGGGCGGAACACCGTCCACAGCATGCAGGCCGGGATCGTCTTCGGCTTCGCCGGCCTGGTGGACAATGTCGTGCACCGCATGCGGGCCGAGTTGGGCGGGGCGGCGACGGTCCTGGCCACCGGCGGCGAGGCGGCGCTGATCGCCGGCGAGAGCGCCACCATCCAGCACGTGGACCCCTTCTTGACGCTGAAGGGCCTGCGGATCATCTACGAACGCAACCGCGTTTAG
- a CDS encoding biotin--[acetyl-CoA-carboxylase] ligase, translated as MKERILEILREHAPGAVSGEDLARRLGLSRTAVWKHVAALRRDGYPIAAAPRSGYRLTGEGPDRLTAEAVQPLLTTGVLGRSYDYLAEVDSTNNRAKDLARAGAPEGTVVLAERQTGGRGRLGRSWHSPHGGLWFSVILRPALSPARAPEATFVAAVSVVDALRAYPNLKVGIKWPNDLIAGGRKLGGILTELAAEAERLEWLVVGIGLNVNIELEAFPPALREAAASVSASAGRPVDRARLLAAILGSMERWYRAWLAQGFGPVIAAWRERQECLGRRVRIVTGGKEWYGRALAVDDEGALLVERAPGVVQRVLSGDVLLENGGKH; from the coding sequence TTGAAAGAGCGCATCCTGGAAATTCTGCGGGAGCACGCCCCCGGAGCGGTTTCCGGGGAGGACCTGGCGCGGCGGCTCGGCCTTTCCCGCACCGCGGTCTGGAAACACGTCGCCGCCCTGCGCCGGGACGGGTACCCCATCGCGGCCGCCCCCCGCTCCGGCTACCGCCTGACCGGGGAGGGGCCCGACCGGCTTACGGCCGAGGCGGTCCAACCGCTGCTGACCACCGGCGTCCTCGGCCGCTCTTACGACTATCTCGCCGAAGTCGACTCCACCAACAACCGGGCGAAGGACCTGGCCCGCGCCGGGGCCCCCGAGGGCACGGTGGTGCTGGCCGAGCGCCAGACCGGGGGACGGGGCCGGCTGGGGCGCTCCTGGCACTCCCCGCACGGCGGGCTGTGGTTTTCGGTCATCCTGCGCCCGGCTCTGTCCCCGGCGCGGGCGCCGGAGGCGACCTTCGTGGCCGCCGTGTCCGTTGTCGACGCCCTGCGCGCCTATCCGAACCTGAAGGTCGGCATCAAGTGGCCCAACGACCTGATCGCCGGGGGGCGGAAGCTGGGGGGCATCCTGACCGAACTGGCCGCCGAGGCCGAGAGGCTGGAATGGCTGGTGGTCGGCATCGGCCTGAACGTAAACATAGAGCTGGAGGCCTTTCCCCCCGCCCTGCGGGAGGCGGCGGCCAGCGTCTCGGCCTCTGCGGGCCGCCCCGTGGACCGCGCCAGGCTGCTGGCGGCGATCCTGGGGTCGATGGAGAGGTGGTACCGGGCCTGGCTGGCCCAGGGGTTCGGCCCGGTGATCGCCGCCTGGCGCGAGCGCCAGGAGTGCCTGGGCCGGCGGGTCAGGATCGTCACCGGCGGGAAAGAGTGGTACGGGCGGGCCCTGGCCGTTGACGACGAGGGCGCCCTGCTCGTCGAGCGCGCGCCGGGCGTGGTGCAACGGGTGCTCTCCGGCGACGTCTTATTGGAGAACGGCGGAAAACACTGA